One Mycolicibacter sp. MU0083 DNA window includes the following coding sequences:
- a CDS encoding TetR/AcrR family transcriptional regulator encodes MAVTTTETPAGRKIRGLDAEQRRAQRRTQLLDAAFDLFARDGYTNTSIEQICQTAYVGNKAFYELFDSKEDCFLALLSEIGERIKEQVSEELKDAVDDTEEGTARRVLTVFARALVEDPRVAVVSFRECTGISQRVEDLRRENRQWAAAALEAFWRSHAKTGDVVDYRAMAVATVGGLFETIADFLHPSDPARSMDDLTRDLAAFVIAVGRGIHQRS; translated from the coding sequence ATGGCAGTGACGACGACGGAGACGCCCGCGGGTCGCAAGATCCGCGGGCTGGACGCCGAGCAGCGCCGCGCCCAGCGCCGTACGCAGCTCTTGGACGCAGCATTCGACTTGTTTGCCCGAGACGGGTACACCAACACCTCGATCGAGCAGATCTGCCAGACGGCCTACGTGGGCAACAAGGCGTTCTACGAACTGTTCGACAGCAAGGAAGACTGCTTCCTGGCGTTGCTGAGTGAGATCGGTGAGCGCATCAAGGAGCAGGTCTCCGAAGAGCTGAAGGACGCGGTGGACGACACCGAAGAGGGGACCGCGCGGCGGGTTCTGACGGTGTTCGCGCGGGCACTGGTCGAAGACCCGCGGGTCGCGGTGGTGTCGTTTCGGGAGTGCACCGGAATCTCCCAGCGCGTCGAGGACCTACGTCGGGAGAACCGGCAGTGGGCGGCCGCGGCATTGGAAGCGTTCTGGCGCAGCCACGCGAAAACCGGGGACGTCGTCGACTACCGGGCGATGGCGGTGGCCACCGTCGGGGGACTGTTCGAGACCATCGCCGACTTTCTACACCCGAGTGACCCGGCGCGGTCGATGGACGACCTGACTCGCGATCTCGCGGCCTTCGTGATCGCGGTCGGCAGAGGAATCCACCAGCGTAGTTAA
- a CDS encoding VOC family protein, with protein sequence MGAVEVGLKTINLVCVPTVEQDRAVAFYEALGFEKRTDEAFGDGYRWIEVYPPTGGTGIALAPPPPDSGPVTAVDTGITLNTDDIDATHAAMRDLGVDVDDQVSRMGDPVPPLFMFRDPTGHTLMVVEV encoded by the coding sequence ATGGGTGCTGTCGAGGTCGGTTTGAAGACGATCAACCTGGTATGCGTGCCGACCGTCGAGCAGGACAGGGCGGTCGCGTTCTACGAGGCGCTGGGCTTCGAGAAGCGCACCGACGAGGCGTTCGGCGACGGGTACCGCTGGATCGAGGTCTACCCGCCCACCGGCGGGACCGGTATCGCGCTGGCCCCGCCGCCGCCCGACAGCGGGCCGGTCACAGCCGTCGACACCGGCATCACGTTGAACACCGATGACATCGACGCCACCCATGCCGCCATGCGCGACCTCGGCGTCGACGTCGACGACCAGGTGTCCCGGATGGGCGACCCCGTCCCGCCGCTGTTCATGTTCCGTGACCCGACCGGGCACACCCTGATGGTCGTCGAGGTCTGA
- a CDS encoding PucR family transcriptional regulator encodes MAEPESVGAAAIAHSAAAIAARLSGRIDDVTAAIYQHLVDEISELRGDPQLLDLLRDSTEGNVDTLFSALRHDIPITNVEPPTAALEYARRLAQRGVSVNALVRAYRLGQQTLLGVVLDEVRDTGLDPQRSLDMLRQITVTTFNYIDWISQQVIATYQSERDRWLETQNSTRALRVGELLETDTDVADVDATSAAIGYPLRRSHLAVVIWCRETGQGDELGRMERFIRDLGENLGSHGAPLFVAADTVTAWGWIPLTAAATDDAVTCARRFAERHPQLPSLAIGDPLSGVDGFRHSHRQAVAAHTVALAAGGQDQRVVANADPGLAVAALLSENLTAARGWVCDVLGPLASTTESDQRLRETLRVFLQAGSSYKAAAAELNMHFNTVKYRVQRAEQRRGRPIDDRIEVELALVLCHWLHSAVLR; translated from the coding sequence ATGGCGGAGCCTGAGTCGGTGGGGGCCGCTGCGATCGCCCATTCTGCGGCGGCCATCGCGGCGCGATTGTCCGGTCGCATCGATGACGTCACCGCGGCCATCTACCAGCACCTGGTTGACGAGATCTCCGAACTGCGCGGGGACCCCCAGCTGCTGGACCTGTTGCGGGACAGCACCGAGGGCAACGTCGACACGTTGTTTTCGGCCCTTCGCCACGACATACCGATCACCAATGTCGAGCCCCCGACCGCCGCGCTCGAATATGCGCGGCGGTTGGCCCAGCGCGGCGTGTCGGTCAATGCACTGGTCCGCGCCTACCGGCTCGGTCAGCAGACCCTGCTCGGCGTGGTGCTGGACGAGGTCCGCGACACCGGCCTGGACCCGCAACGCAGCCTGGACATGCTCCGCCAGATCACCGTCACGACCTTCAACTACATCGACTGGATCTCACAGCAGGTGATCGCCACCTATCAAAGCGAACGCGATCGGTGGCTGGAGACGCAGAACAGTACGCGAGCACTGCGGGTCGGTGAGCTGTTGGAGACCGACACCGACGTCGCCGACGTCGACGCGACCAGTGCTGCGATCGGATATCCGCTGCGCCGATCACACCTCGCCGTGGTCATCTGGTGCCGCGAGACCGGCCAGGGTGACGAACTGGGCCGGATGGAGCGATTCATCCGTGACCTGGGCGAGAATCTGGGAAGCCACGGTGCGCCGCTGTTCGTGGCGGCGGACACGGTGACCGCCTGGGGCTGGATTCCGCTCACCGCCGCCGCCACCGACGATGCGGTGACGTGCGCGCGCCGGTTCGCCGAACGGCATCCCCAGCTCCCGTCGCTGGCCATCGGCGATCCGCTCTCCGGTGTCGACGGTTTCCGGCACTCCCATCGGCAGGCGGTGGCCGCGCACACCGTTGCACTGGCCGCAGGTGGGCAGGATCAGCGCGTCGTCGCCAACGCCGATCCGGGCCTGGCCGTGGCGGCACTGCTCAGCGAGAACCTGACCGCGGCACGGGGATGGGTCTGCGATGTCCTCGGCCCGCTCGCGTCGACCACGGAGAGCGACCAGCGACTGCGGGAGACGTTGCGGGTCTTCCTGCAGGCCGGCTCAAGCTACAAGGCTGCCGCCGCGGAACTGAACATGCATTTCAACACGGTGAAATACCGGGTTCAGCGGGCCGAGCAGCGACGTGGCCGCCCGATCGACGATCGCATCGAGGTGGAACTGGCGCTGGTGCTCTGCCACTGGCTTCACAGCGCGGTATTGCGCTGA
- a CDS encoding class I adenylate-forming enzyme family protein: MKLSALPDLRAGQAPAGSAVADDRMSLTNAELLTAVQRAAVTLRERGISAGDVVAVMLPNSIEFVVALFAAWRIGAAVTPVNPSLVADEVGYQIGDAGAALLIAGEPLASAPVPTVTPRELSDGDPTADTGPTGQDGQTLALLIYTSGTTGRPKGVMLSHANLIAMCDMVIEAFELTGADRSLLILPLFHVNGIVVSVLSPLLAGGSTVIAGRFSPDAFFGLVERHRPTYFSAVPTIYTMLCNLPDEIRPDTSSLRFAVCGAAPASVELLAAFESRYGTPIIEGYGLSEGTCASTGNPLHGIRKAGTVGLPLPGQQIRVVGPDGSEVAAGETGEVLIKGPNVMRGYLNRPEETAKTIVDGWLHTGDVGRVDEDGYLVLVDRAKDMIIRGGENIYPKEIESVVYRLPGVMEAAVIGRPNPVYGEVPVLYVSLKPGATDDVEGIAAHLQRSLSKYKRPVAITIIDDLPKNPIGKIDKPTLRSRDSHTA; this comes from the coding sequence ATGAAACTCAGCGCACTACCGGATCTCCGCGCCGGACAGGCTCCGGCGGGTTCGGCGGTTGCCGACGATCGGATGAGCCTTACCAACGCGGAGTTACTCACCGCCGTGCAGCGTGCCGCGGTAACGCTGCGCGAACGCGGCATATCAGCCGGCGACGTCGTGGCCGTCATGCTGCCCAACAGCATCGAGTTCGTCGTGGCGCTCTTCGCGGCCTGGCGAATCGGCGCCGCGGTCACCCCCGTCAATCCGTCCCTGGTGGCCGACGAAGTCGGCTACCAGATCGGCGACGCCGGTGCAGCGCTGCTGATCGCCGGCGAGCCGCTCGCATCGGCACCCGTTCCGACGGTGACTCCCAGGGAACTCTCCGACGGCGACCCGACCGCCGACACCGGCCCTACCGGGCAGGACGGCCAGACGCTGGCCCTGCTCATCTACACCAGCGGCACCACCGGTCGTCCGAAGGGCGTGATGCTCAGCCACGCCAACCTGATCGCGATGTGCGACATGGTGATCGAGGCATTCGAGTTGACCGGCGCCGACCGCAGCCTGCTCATACTGCCGCTGTTCCACGTCAACGGCATCGTGGTGAGCGTGTTGTCACCGCTGCTTGCCGGCGGCAGCACCGTCATCGCCGGCCGGTTCAGCCCGGACGCGTTCTTCGGACTCGTCGAGCGCCACCGGCCCACCTATTTCTCGGCCGTACCCACCATCTACACGATGCTGTGCAATCTGCCCGACGAGATCCGGCCCGATACGTCCAGCCTGCGTTTTGCCGTCTGCGGGGCGGCACCGGCCAGTGTGGAATTGCTCGCCGCATTCGAATCCCGCTACGGCACACCGATCATCGAAGGCTACGGGTTGTCCGAGGGGACCTGCGCCAGCACCGGAAACCCGTTGCACGGAATCCGCAAGGCGGGGACCGTCGGGCTGCCGCTGCCCGGACAGCAGATCCGGGTGGTGGGCCCCGACGGCAGCGAGGTGGCGGCCGGCGAGACCGGCGAGGTACTGATCAAGGGCCCCAACGTCATGCGCGGCTATCTCAACCGGCCCGAGGAGACGGCGAAGACGATCGTCGACGGCTGGTTGCACACCGGGGACGTCGGGCGCGTCGACGAGGACGGCTATCTGGTGCTGGTGGATCGGGCCAAGGACATGATCATCCGCGGCGGCGAGAACATCTACCCGAAGGAGATCGAGAGCGTCGTCTACCGACTCCCCGGGGTCATGGAGGCCGCCGTGATCGGCCGGCCGAATCCGGTGTACGGCGAAGTTCCGGTGCTCTACGTCTCCCTGAAGCCGGGCGCCACCGACGACGTCGAGGGGATCGCTGCCCATCTGCAGCGTTCGCTCTCGAAATACAAACGGCCGGTGGCAATCACGATCATCGACGATCTTCCCAAGAATCCGATCGGCAAGATCGACAAGCCGACACTGCGCAGCCGCGACAGCCACACCGCCTGA
- a CDS encoding DUF3556 domain-containing protein, with amino-acid sequence MGLTTPDLPDVDPDEFLAKPLMERVRILATNWVDHGFGSPRMVHAIYLSKLLFFFVLGGITVATATSGLPAFWHVSQWWNEPIVYQKVILWTVLLEAVGVAGAWGPLCGKVKPMTGGILFWAKPGTIRLRPWSWVPFTAGDRRTRFDVAVYLLLLAVLAAALTGPGKYCDSLAQARPHNASGLVSPVLLGTIIVLLIVIGLRDKTVFLAARGEQYLPALFFFAALPFSHFTDMIVALKLLIVVVWVGAGVSKFGKHFANVIPPMISNTPLVPFNALKRLQYRDFPRDLRPSRTAEAMAHVLGTTVEVITPLVLLFSTDVRLTLAAAALMVCFHLFIISTFPLAVPLEWNAVFAYATVFLFLGFPAGDGYAVGDMSSPWLTLAIVAALLFFPVLGNFRPDKVSFLPSLRQYSGNWASAVWAFAPGAEAKLNSVTRPAKNLVDQFVDFGYEPIWAEITTQQAIAWRAMHSQGRGLFSVLLKNLADIDSRTVREAEFACNSLIGFNFGDGHLHNAEMVAAVQREAGFEPGELVVVWVESQAWASTVQHYQVIDAALGVTERGTWKVADAVAEQPWLPNGPIPTQVTWTLSGGAAHTGRHRRRRQGASA; translated from the coding sequence ATGGGGCTAACCACGCCGGACCTGCCCGACGTCGATCCGGACGAATTCCTCGCCAAACCCCTGATGGAGCGTGTTCGGATACTCGCCACGAACTGGGTGGATCACGGGTTCGGGTCGCCGCGCATGGTGCACGCGATCTACCTGTCCAAACTGCTCTTCTTCTTCGTGCTCGGCGGCATCACCGTCGCGACGGCCACCTCGGGCCTGCCGGCCTTCTGGCACGTGTCGCAGTGGTGGAACGAGCCGATCGTCTATCAGAAGGTGATCCTGTGGACCGTGCTGCTCGAAGCCGTCGGCGTGGCGGGTGCGTGGGGGCCGTTGTGCGGCAAGGTCAAACCGATGACCGGCGGAATACTGTTCTGGGCGAAGCCGGGAACGATTCGGTTGCGGCCGTGGTCATGGGTGCCGTTCACCGCCGGTGACCGCCGTACCCGATTCGACGTCGCCGTCTATCTGCTGTTGCTGGCGGTCCTCGCCGCCGCACTCACCGGTCCGGGAAAGTACTGCGACTCGCTCGCGCAGGCCCGGCCGCACAACGCCTCCGGATTGGTGTCCCCGGTATTGCTCGGCACGATCATCGTGTTGCTCATCGTGATCGGACTGCGGGACAAGACAGTATTCCTGGCGGCTCGAGGCGAGCAGTACCTGCCCGCACTGTTCTTCTTCGCCGCGCTGCCGTTCTCGCATTTCACCGACATGATCGTCGCGTTGAAGCTGCTGATCGTGGTGGTGTGGGTGGGCGCCGGTGTCTCGAAGTTCGGCAAGCACTTCGCCAATGTCATCCCGCCGATGATCAGCAACACTCCGCTGGTGCCGTTCAATGCGCTGAAACGCTTGCAGTACCGCGATTTTCCCCGCGATCTGCGTCCGTCGCGGACTGCCGAGGCGATGGCGCACGTCCTCGGTACGACCGTCGAAGTCATCACCCCGTTGGTCCTGCTCTTCTCCACCGACGTACGGCTGACCCTGGCGGCGGCGGCGTTGATGGTCTGCTTCCACCTGTTCATCATCTCCACCTTCCCGCTGGCGGTGCCGCTGGAATGGAATGCGGTCTTCGCCTATGCCACGGTCTTTCTGTTCCTGGGTTTCCCGGCCGGTGACGGCTATGCGGTCGGTGACATGTCCTCGCCGTGGCTGACGCTGGCCATCGTGGCGGCCCTGCTGTTCTTCCCGGTGCTGGGCAATTTCCGCCCGGACAAGGTGTCCTTCCTGCCGTCACTGCGCCAGTACTCCGGCAACTGGGCGTCGGCTGTGTGGGCGTTCGCGCCGGGTGCCGAGGCGAAACTGAACAGCGTCACCCGCCCGGCGAAGAATCTCGTGGACCAGTTCGTCGACTTCGGCTACGAACCGATCTGGGCCGAGATCACCACCCAGCAGGCGATCGCCTGGCGGGCCATGCACAGTCAGGGGCGGGGATTGTTCTCGGTGCTGCTGAAGAATCTCGCCGACATCGATTCACGCACCGTTCGGGAAGCGGAGTTCGCGTGTAACTCGCTGATCGGATTCAACTTCGGTGACGGTCACCTGCATAACGCGGAGATGGTCGCCGCCGTGCAACGCGAGGCCGGGTTCGAGCCGGGCGAACTGGTGGTCGTCTGGGTCGAGTCGCAGGCGTGGGCCAGCACGGTGCAGCATTATCAGGTGATCGATGCGGCGTTGGGGGTGACGGAGCGGGGCACCTGGAAGGTCGCCGACGCGGTCGCCGAGCAACCGTGGCTGCCGAACGGGCCGATCCCGACCCAGGTCACCTGGACCCTGTCGGGAGGGGCCGCCCACACCGGCCGCCACCGTCGGCGCCGTCAGGGCGCGTCCGCGTGA
- the kstR2 gene encoding TetR family transcriptional regulator KstR2, translated as MTRRDELLNLAAAMIAERGLRATTVRDIADAAGILSGSLYHHFSSKEEMVDEVLRDFLDWLFARYQQIIDSESDPLERFKGLFLASFDAIEHRHAQVVIYQDEAKRLSAQERFSYVDERNRQQRKMWLDVLAQGVAAGCFRPDLDVDLVYRFIRDTTWVSVRWYKPGGPLTAEQVGNQYLAIVLGGIAAAETSKEGV; from the coding sequence ATGACGCGCCGAGACGAACTCCTGAACCTGGCTGCGGCGATGATCGCCGAGCGTGGCCTGCGTGCCACGACCGTGCGTGACATCGCCGACGCCGCAGGAATTCTCTCGGGCAGTCTGTACCACCACTTCTCCTCCAAGGAGGAGATGGTCGACGAGGTGCTGCGCGATTTTCTGGACTGGTTGTTCGCCCGCTACCAGCAGATCATCGATTCCGAGTCCGATCCGCTCGAGCGGTTCAAGGGGCTGTTTCTGGCCTCGTTCGACGCGATCGAACACCGGCACGCCCAGGTGGTGATCTACCAGGACGAGGCCAAGCGGTTGTCGGCCCAGGAGCGGTTCTCCTACGTCGATGAACGCAACCGCCAGCAACGTAAGATGTGGCTCGACGTGCTGGCGCAGGGCGTTGCCGCGGGTTGTTTCCGACCCGATCTGGACGTCGACCTCGTCTACCGCTTCATTCGTGACACCACCTGGGTATCGGTGCGCTGGTACAAACCGGGTGGACCACTGACCGCCGAGCAAGTCGGCAACCAATACCTCGCCATCGTCCTGGGCGGCATCGCCGCTGCGGAGACCAGCAAAGAAGGAGTCTGA
- a CDS encoding TetR/AcrR family transcriptional regulator, producing MVGTKSGYHHGDLCTALVDAGLELTRTGGPEALTVRAATRRAGVSPNAAYRHFADREALLQAVAVAIGDRMASRMLAPSHPRGTPQHRARRRLRAVGLGYIGFALDEPGWFSVAFFGSGSAALGDGPVPSPFQALVEALDAMMDAGALQPNRRAGAEWPCWSAVHGFAELALRGPLRGTPRADLDVLAQRTVDDIITGIAG from the coding sequence TTGGTCGGCACGAAGTCCGGATATCACCACGGCGATCTATGCACAGCACTGGTGGACGCCGGCCTGGAACTCACGCGCACCGGTGGCCCGGAGGCGCTGACCGTGCGGGCGGCGACGCGGCGCGCGGGCGTGTCCCCCAATGCCGCCTATCGCCACTTCGCCGATCGTGAGGCATTGCTGCAGGCGGTGGCCGTCGCGATCGGGGACCGGATGGCGTCCCGCATGCTGGCCCCGTCGCACCCGCGCGGGACCCCGCAGCACCGGGCCCGCCGGCGGCTACGTGCCGTGGGCCTGGGCTATATCGGGTTCGCCCTCGACGAGCCCGGTTGGTTCAGCGTGGCCTTCTTCGGCTCCGGCTCCGCGGCCCTCGGCGACGGCCCCGTCCCGTCGCCGTTCCAGGCGTTGGTCGAAGCCCTCGATGCGATGATGGACGCCGGTGCCCTGCAACCGAATCGGCGCGCCGGAGCGGAGTGGCCGTGCTGGTCGGCAGTGCACGGGTTCGCCGAACTGGCCCTGCGCGGCCCGCTGCGGGGTACCCCGCGCGCCGATCTGGACGTGTTGGCCCAGCGAACGGTCGATGACATCATCACCGGGATCGCCGGTTAA
- the fadA6 gene encoding steroid 3-ketoacyl-CoA thiolase FadA6, producing MAAEVSEAYVIDAVRTAVGKRNGSLAGIHPIDLGALAFNGLLDRVGIDPAAVDDVVVGCVDAVGGQAGNIGRLAWLAAGYPEGVPGVTVDRQCGSSQQAISFGAQAIMSRTADLIVAGGVQNMSWIPISSAMVVGEQFGFTSPTNESKKWLARYGDAEVSQFRGAEAIAERWDISREDMERFALQSHQRAFAAIAEGRFDNEIIPVNVDGTEFRTDECPRESTLEKMAGLKTLIEGGRLTAAVSSQICDGSAAVLLASESAVQAHGLKPRARIHHISARGDDPVIMLTGPIPATRYALEKTGLSIDDIDVVEINEAFASVVQAWNKEFPIDPAKVNPNGGAIALGHPLGATGAKLFTTMLNELERTGGRYGLQTMCEGGGTANVTIIERLDG from the coding sequence ATGGCCGCTGAAGTATCTGAGGCTTACGTCATCGATGCCGTGCGCACCGCGGTCGGCAAGCGCAACGGGTCGCTGGCCGGGATCCATCCGATCGACTTGGGCGCGTTGGCTTTCAACGGTCTGCTGGACCGGGTCGGGATCGACCCGGCCGCCGTCGACGACGTGGTGGTGGGCTGTGTGGATGCGGTCGGCGGCCAGGCCGGCAACATCGGCCGGCTGGCCTGGCTGGCTGCCGGCTACCCGGAGGGCGTGCCCGGGGTGACCGTGGACCGGCAGTGCGGTTCGTCGCAGCAGGCGATCTCCTTCGGCGCCCAGGCCATCATGAGCCGCACCGCGGACCTGATCGTCGCCGGCGGCGTGCAGAACATGAGCTGGATCCCGATCTCCTCGGCGATGGTCGTCGGTGAGCAGTTCGGCTTCACCTCGCCGACCAACGAGTCCAAGAAGTGGCTGGCACGCTACGGCGACGCCGAGGTCTCGCAGTTCCGTGGCGCCGAGGCGATCGCCGAGCGCTGGGACATCTCCCGCGAGGACATGGAGCGGTTCGCGCTGCAGAGCCACCAGCGGGCGTTCGCCGCGATCGCCGAGGGCCGCTTCGACAACGAGATCATCCCGGTCAACGTGGACGGCACCGAGTTCCGCACCGACGAGTGCCCGCGTGAGTCCACCCTGGAGAAGATGGCCGGCCTCAAGACCCTCATCGAGGGGGGCCGGTTGACCGCGGCGGTGTCCAGCCAGATCTGTGACGGGTCCGCGGCGGTGCTGCTGGCCTCGGAAAGCGCAGTACAGGCGCACGGTCTCAAGCCGCGTGCCCGGATCCACCACATCAGCGCCCGCGGTGACGACCCGGTGATCATGCTGACCGGCCCGATCCCGGCCACCCGCTACGCGCTGGAGAAGACCGGGCTGAGCATCGACGACATCGACGTCGTTGAGATCAACGAGGCGTTCGCCTCGGTCGTGCAGGCCTGGAACAAGGAGTTCCCGATCGACCCGGCCAAGGTCAACCCCAACGGCGGGGCGATCGCGCTCGGTCACCCGCTGGGGGCCACCGGAGCCAAGCTGTTCACCACCATGCTCAACGAGCTCGAGCGCACCGGTGGTCGGTACGGCCTGCAGACGATGTGTGAAGGCGGTGGCACCGCTAACGTCACCATCATCGAACGGCTCGACGGCTAA
- a CDS encoding phytoene desaturase family protein gives MTSAVVVGGGPNGLAAAVTLAAEGVDVTVLEAADEVGGGARSSEAIVPGLLHDHCSAIHPMAVGSPFLNGLNLERRGLRWLWPEIDCAHPLDDGTAGILHRSVDDTAAGLGADGRRWRLLFGPSAERFDALSSAITGPLLRVPDHPLALARFGAPTVLPASAVARLFRTEGARALFGGVAAHTFRPLHYPMTAAIGIGIITAGHRYGWPVAAGGSQSITDALVDLLVDLGGKIETGVRVESATQLPRTDVTLFDLAPGAVADILGDLLPARVSRAYRRFRHGPGAFKVDFAVEGGVGWTNPEAHRAGTVHLGGDYAELAATERDIHAGRMPERPFVLVGQQYLADPGRAAGDIVPVWTYAHVPHGYTGDATAAIISQIERFAPGFRDRIVGQAVRSTTEMSVYNPNYVGGDIITGAKDIRQLVFGPRTTLNPYSLGIPGSYICSAATPPGPGAHGMCGFHAARSALKHLSRVG, from the coding sequence GTGACATCCGCGGTCGTGGTGGGCGGCGGGCCCAACGGGCTCGCCGCCGCGGTCACGTTGGCGGCCGAAGGCGTCGACGTCACGGTGCTGGAGGCGGCCGACGAGGTCGGCGGCGGCGCCCGATCGAGCGAGGCGATCGTCCCCGGACTGCTCCACGACCACTGCTCTGCGATTCACCCGATGGCTGTCGGCTCCCCTTTCCTCAACGGCTTGAATCTGGAGCGTCGCGGCCTGCGCTGGCTTTGGCCGGAGATCGACTGCGCACACCCGTTGGACGACGGCACCGCCGGGATCCTGCATCGTTCGGTCGACGACACCGCCGCCGGCCTCGGCGCCGACGGTCGGCGCTGGCGACTGCTGTTCGGCCCGTCCGCAGAACGGTTCGACGCCCTGTCGTCCGCGATCACCGGCCCCCTGTTGCGGGTACCGGATCACCCGTTGGCGTTGGCCCGGTTCGGGGCACCGACCGTGCTGCCCGCATCCGCCGTGGCACGACTGTTCCGCACCGAGGGGGCCCGGGCACTGTTCGGTGGCGTTGCGGCGCATACCTTCCGGCCGTTGCACTATCCGATGACCGCAGCCATCGGTATCGGTATCATCACCGCCGGCCACCGGTACGGTTGGCCGGTCGCTGCCGGCGGCTCGCAATCGATCACCGATGCGCTGGTGGATCTATTGGTCGATCTGGGCGGCAAGATCGAGACCGGGGTCCGGGTCGAGTCCGCCACTCAGCTGCCGCGCACCGATGTGACGCTGTTCGACCTCGCACCCGGCGCGGTCGCCGATATCCTCGGCGACCTGCTGCCCGCGCGGGTGTCGCGCGCCTACCGCAGATTCCGGCACGGTCCGGGCGCTTTCAAGGTGGACTTCGCCGTCGAGGGCGGAGTCGGTTGGACCAACCCCGAGGCACACCGGGCCGGCACCGTCCACCTCGGCGGCGACTACGCCGAACTCGCCGCCACCGAACGGGACATCCACGCCGGGAGAATGCCGGAGCGCCCGTTCGTATTGGTGGGGCAGCAGTATCTGGCCGACCCGGGTCGGGCGGCGGGCGACATCGTGCCGGTGTGGACCTACGCCCATGTGCCGCACGGCTACACCGGCGACGCGACCGCGGCGATCATCAGCCAGATCGAGCGATTCGCCCCGGGGTTCCGCGACCGGATCGTCGGGCAGGCGGTGCGGTCGACGACCGAGATGTCGGTCTACAACCCCAACTACGTGGGCGGTGACATCATCACCGGCGCCAAGGACATCCGGCAACTGGTATTCGGACCCCGCACCACGCTGAACCCCTATTCGCTGGGCATACCGGGGAGCTACATCTGCTCGGCGGCAACGCCTCCCGGACCGGGGGCGCACGGCATGTGCGGTTTTCACGCCGCACGGTCCGCCCTCAAGCACCTCAGCCGCGTCGGCTGA
- the ipdF gene encoding (5R,7aS)-5-hydroxy-7a-methyl-1-oxo-2,3,5,6,7,7a-hexahydro-1H-indene-carboxyl-CoA reductase: MSSADISKDLSKAPEEIAGHGLLKGKTVLVTAAAGTGIGSTTARRALLEGADVVVSDFHERRLGETRDELAGLGLGRVEAVVCDVTSTAAVDALIETAVAKMGRLDVLVNNAGLGGQTPVIDMTDDEWDRVLNVTLNSVMRATRAALRYFRDAPHGGVIVNNASVLGWRAQHSQSHYAAAKAGVMALTRCSAIEAVEYGVRINAVSPSIARHKFLEKTSSAELLDRLADDEAFGRAAEPWEIATTIAFLASDYSSYLTGEVVSVSSQRA; encoded by the coding sequence ATGAGCTCGGCCGATATCTCCAAGGATCTGTCCAAGGCGCCGGAAGAGATCGCCGGACACGGACTGCTCAAGGGCAAGACGGTCCTGGTGACCGCCGCCGCCGGCACCGGGATCGGTTCCACCACCGCGCGCCGCGCACTGCTCGAAGGCGCCGACGTGGTGGTGTCGGACTTCCACGAGCGCCGGCTCGGCGAGACCCGCGACGAACTGGCCGGCCTCGGGCTGGGCCGGGTCGAAGCGGTGGTCTGCGACGTCACCTCCACCGCCGCGGTCGACGCACTGATCGAGACCGCCGTGGCGAAGATGGGCCGGCTCGACGTACTGGTCAACAACGCCGGCCTCGGTGGGCAGACCCCGGTCATCGACATGACCGACGACGAGTGGGACCGGGTACTCAACGTCACGCTCAACTCGGTGATGCGGGCGACCCGTGCCGCGCTGCGCTACTTCCGCGATGCACCGCACGGCGGGGTGATCGTCAACAACGCGAGCGTATTGGGCTGGCGCGCACAACATTCCCAGTCGCACTATGCCGCCGCCAAGGCCGGTGTGATGGCCCTGACCCGCTGCAGTGCGATCGAGGCCGTCGAGTACGGGGTGCGGATCAACGCCGTCTCGCCGTCCATCGCCCGGCACAAGTTCCTGGAGAAGACCAGCTCGGCGGAGCTGCTGGACCGGCTCGCCGACGACGAGGCGTTCGGCCGGGCCGCCGAGCCGTGGGAGATCGCCACCACCATCGCGTTTCTGGCCAGTGACTACTCCAGCTACCTGACCGGCGAAGTCGTCTCGGTTTCCAGCCAGCGCGCCTGA